In a single window of the Thiohalophilus sp. genome:
- a CDS encoding gamma carbonic anhydrase family protein, producing the protein MAIRDFEEVMPDLHPDVYVDESALVIGDVVIGKDSSVWPFTVIRGDVNVIRIGANTNIQDNSVLHVTHDGSHNPGGYALSVGDNVTVGHRVILHGCTIADNCLIGMGATVMDGAVVHEHTIIGAGSLVTPGKELESGLWLGSPARKARELSDEERDSIAYSAQHYVQLKNRHQQS; encoded by the coding sequence ATGGCAATCAGGGACTTTGAAGAGGTCATGCCCGATCTGCATCCGGACGTCTATGTAGATGAGTCGGCGCTGGTGATCGGGGATGTGGTGATCGGCAAGGACAGCTCCGTCTGGCCGTTTACGGTGATTCGCGGTGATGTGAATGTCATTCGCATCGGCGCCAATACCAATATCCAGGACAATTCGGTGCTGCATGTGACCCACGACGGGTCGCACAATCCCGGCGGTTATGCGCTGAGCGTGGGCGATAATGTCACGGTCGGCCATCGCGTGATTCTGCACGGTTGCACTATCGCGGATAATTGCCTGATCGGGATGGGGGCGACCGTCATGGACGGAGCTGTTGTTCATGAGCACACTATCATCGGGGCCGGTTCACTGGTGACGCCAGGGAAAGAACTGGAGAGCGGTCTGTGGCTGGGCAGTCCGGCGCGCAAGGCGCGGGAGCTGAGCGACGAGGAGCGTGACTCGATTGCCTATTCCGCCCAGCACTACGTTCAACTGAAAAACCGCCACCAACAATCCTGA
- a CDS encoding multicopper oxidase domain-containing protein: MFNINEKHRLMMGMGGGGGGGMGGACYVYDENQEDNPNLVTADVTFDRSIDMDISLTMDDGTDITMWGFADGGGGGMGGGGTFPSPAMRVTAGQIVHTNLSVSNMWAHTIHHHGIEPGPESDGVGHITWDVQDNTYTYQWRPMHPGTYFYHCHTNTVLHAEMGMYGALIVDPSEGPGTLLSGGPTYDVEAFWVVDEIDSRWHTLDWDAGTCGEDVGLNVLNPDYFVITGVDGTGTSALDAPPISATVEVGQKLLGRYVCAGYHPQQIRFGGLTGTVYISDGRPLPNPVQVTELRAHSGERYDIIFEPTETGEYIIEADVIHWISGDVLGTVKTKVTVV, encoded by the coding sequence ATGTTTAATATCAACGAAAAACACCGTCTGATGATGGGCATGGGCGGCGGCGGAGGTGGCGGCATGGGCGGCGCCTGCTACGTCTATGACGAGAACCAGGAGGACAACCCCAACCTGGTCACGGCGGACGTCACCTTTGATCGCAGCATCGACATGGACATCAGCCTGACCATGGACGACGGCACTGACATCACCATGTGGGGCTTCGCCGACGGCGGTGGTGGCGGCATGGGCGGTGGCGGTACCTTCCCCTCGCCGGCGATGCGGGTCACCGCCGGGCAAATTGTCCACACCAACCTGTCGGTGAGTAACATGTGGGCGCATACCATTCACCATCACGGCATCGAGCCGGGGCCCGAGAGCGACGGTGTGGGCCATATCACCTGGGACGTGCAGGACAACACCTATACCTACCAGTGGCGGCCGATGCATCCCGGTACCTATTTCTATCACTGTCACACCAACACGGTGTTACACGCGGAGATGGGGATGTACGGCGCGCTCATCGTCGATCCGTCGGAAGGGCCGGGCACCCTGCTGTCGGGCGGTCCCACCTATGACGTGGAGGCGTTCTGGGTGGTGGACGAGATCGACTCGCGCTGGCATACCCTGGACTGGGACGCCGGCACCTGTGGCGAGGACGTGGGCCTCAACGTGCTCAACCCCGACTACTTTGTCATCACCGGGGTGGACGGCACCGGCACCTCGGCGCTGGATGCGCCCCCCATCTCCGCCACGGTAGAGGTGGGGCAGAAGCTGCTGGGCCGCTATGTCTGTGCCGGCTACCACCCGCAACAGATTCGCTTTGGCGGGTTGACCGGCACTGTGTACATCTCCGACGGGCGTCCCCTGCCCAACCCGGTGCAGGTGACCGAACTGCGCGCCCATTCGGGGGAACGCTACGACATCATCTTCGAGCCGACCGAAACCGGCGAATACATTATCGAGGCGGATGTCATTCACTGGATCAGCGGCGACGTGCTGGGGACAGTGAAAACCAAAGTGACAGTAGTATAA
- the aroE gene encoding shikimate dehydrogenase, with the protein MSDLFDFSQRHDDYAVMGNPVAHSKSPRIHTLFAEQTGEAMHYEAIQVDPGGFPQAVGNFDASGGKGLNITVPFKQEAWALVNERSERAERAGAVNTIKFIGKQLFGDNTDGIGLVNDLHSNRVPIKDKKVLLMGAGGAARGVLAPLLAEHPAQLVIANRTAEKARELAEVFSDLGSIEGSGYEALEDKRFDLVINATAASLQGELPPLPDNLLADGAACYDMMYGAGPTTFMQWASAHGAATVLDGLGMLVEQAAESFYIWRGVRPETGSVIEQLRREMAASS; encoded by the coding sequence ATGAGTGACCTGTTTGATTTCAGTCAACGCCACGATGACTATGCCGTCATGGGCAATCCGGTAGCACACAGTAAATCGCCGCGGATTCATACCCTGTTTGCCGAGCAGACCGGTGAAGCGATGCATTATGAAGCGATCCAGGTCGATCCCGGTGGATTCCCCCAGGCCGTCGGTAACTTCGATGCCAGCGGCGGCAAGGGGCTTAACATCACTGTGCCCTTCAAGCAGGAAGCCTGGGCGCTGGTCAACGAACGCAGTGAACGGGCCGAACGGGCCGGCGCAGTCAATACCATCAAGTTCATCGGCAAGCAGCTATTCGGCGATAACACCGATGGCATCGGTCTGGTCAACGATTTGCACAGCAATCGTGTTCCGATCAAGGACAAAAAAGTCCTGCTGATGGGTGCCGGGGGTGCCGCTCGCGGCGTCCTGGCCCCGCTGCTGGCCGAACACCCGGCGCAACTGGTGATCGCAAACCGCACGGCGGAAAAAGCCCGGGAACTGGCCGAGGTCTTCAGCGATCTGGGCAGCATTGAAGGCAGTGGCTACGAGGCGCTTGAGGACAAACGATTCGATCTGGTGATCAACGCCACCGCCGCCAGTTTACAGGGCGAGCTGCCGCCACTGCCCGACAACCTGCTTGCCGACGGTGCCGCCTGTTACGACATGATGTACGGCGCCGGGCCGACCACCTTCATGCAGTGGGCCAGCGCGCATGGGGCCGCCACCGTACTCGATGGCCTGGGCATGCTGGTGGAACAGGCCGCCGAGTCCTTTTATATCTGGCGTGGCGTACGCCCCGAGACCGGATCCGTCATCGAACAACTGCGCCGCGAAATGGCAGCTTCTTCGTAG
- the ppx gene encoding exopolyphosphatase has product MILSRAKKETFHRLLAAVDLGSNSFHMIVARASDQTLQVQDRLREMVRLGAGLDDEGHLAADARLRALECLERFGQRLRGMADREVRVVGTNTLRAARDQGDFLRQAEAALGHSVEIISGIEEARLIYLGVAHSLAEDGMRRMVIDIGGGSTEVIIGERFEPLLLESLDMGCVSMSRQFFPDGAITPARLKAAELAAQLELEGFAHRCHQMGWEQTVGASGTAKALARVVQAQGWSEQGISAKSLKQLRKAILDVGHIDELKLKGLSEERRPVFIGGFTIMAALFASLDIKQMLVSDGALREGLLYDMLGRHRHEDVRERSVELLQKRYQIDTEHARHVEQTALSLLQQAAESWQLDDPVSEQMLGWAARLHEIGLAIAHSGYHKHGAYLLENSDLSGFSLQQQQVLAILVRSHRRKPDPALFSAFPRSVREAMLQLTILLRLAVKLQRSRLHAALPDIRLKARPRQLKLSFPDEWLDQHDLTRADLEREVEYLRLLDYELKITTP; this is encoded by the coding sequence ATGATTCTGTCCCGCGCCAAAAAAGAGACCTTCCATCGCCTTCTGGCAGCCGTGGATCTGGGTTCCAACAGCTTTCATATGATCGTGGCCCGGGCCAGCGACCAGACCCTGCAGGTGCAGGACCGGCTGCGAGAGATGGTGCGCCTCGGCGCGGGGCTGGATGACGAAGGACATCTGGCTGCGGATGCCCGCCTGCGCGCGCTCGAGTGTCTGGAACGTTTTGGCCAGCGTTTACGTGGCATGGCGGATCGGGAAGTACGGGTGGTCGGCACCAATACCCTGCGCGCGGCCCGGGATCAAGGGGATTTTTTGCGACAGGCCGAAGCGGCGCTGGGCCATTCGGTGGAGATCATCTCTGGGATCGAGGAGGCGCGGCTGATCTATCTGGGCGTGGCCCACAGCCTGGCCGAGGACGGCATGCGGCGCATGGTGATCGACATCGGCGGTGGCAGTACCGAGGTCATCATTGGCGAACGCTTTGAGCCCCTGTTGCTGGAGAGCCTGGACATGGGTTGTGTCAGCATGAGCCGACAGTTTTTTCCCGACGGTGCGATTACCCCGGCGCGGCTCAAGGCCGCGGAACTCGCCGCGCAACTGGAGCTGGAGGGTTTTGCCCACCGCTGTCATCAGATGGGTTGGGAACAGACGGTAGGCGCCTCGGGTACCGCCAAGGCACTGGCCAGGGTGGTGCAGGCACAGGGCTGGAGTGAGCAGGGCATTAGCGCCAAATCGCTCAAGCAGCTGCGCAAGGCAATACTTGATGTCGGGCACATCGATGAACTGAAACTCAAGGGGCTGAGCGAGGAGCGTCGGCCGGTGTTTATCGGCGGATTTACCATCATGGCGGCGCTGTTTGCCTCGCTGGATATCAAGCAGATGCTGGTCTCCGACGGGGCGCTGCGTGAAGGTCTGTTGTATGACATGCTGGGGCGTCACCGGCACGAAGATGTGCGTGAACGTAGTGTTGAACTGTTACAGAAGCGCTACCAGATCGATACTGAGCATGCTCGTCATGTGGAACAGACCGCATTATCGCTGCTGCAGCAGGCGGCAGAGTCCTGGCAACTTGACGATCCCGTCAGCGAACAAATGCTCGGCTGGGCCGCGCGCCTGCATGAGATCGGTCTGGCCATTGCGCATTCCGGTTATCACAAGCACGGTGCCTATTTGCTGGAGAACTCGGATCTGTCGGGCTTCAGTCTGCAACAACAGCAGGTGCTGGCGATTTTGGTGCGTAGTCATCGCCGCAAGCCGGACCCGGCCTTGTTCAGCGCTTTTCCCCGGTCGGTACGCGAGGCCATGTTGCAATTGACTATCCTGTTGCGCCTGGCCGTCAAGCTGCAGCGTAGCCGGTTGCACGCGGCCCTGCCCGATATCCGTCTCAAGGCCAGGCCCCGACAACTCAAGCTGAGCTTTCCCGATGAGTGGCTGGATCAACATGATTTGACGCGGGCTGATCTGGAGCGCGAGGTCGAGTACCTGCGGTTACTCGATTATGAACTGAAAATTACCACTCCGTAA
- the gorA gene encoding glutathione-disulfide reductase: MSKHFDLISIGAGSGGLSAAERAAEYGKNTAVIENNKLGGTCVNVGCVPKKVMWFAAGVAETLHDATGYGFDVSLNKFDWGKLVEVREGYINGITEWYGNYLKDSNIEHIQGTARFTDAHTLDVDGEQYTADHIVISPGGYPVVPEVPGAEYGITSDGFFALREQPKRVAVVGAGYIAVELAGVLNSLGSEVSMLLRRDHFLSDFDAMLRETLMEEMMNAGVNIMSRVNVERVEKQSDGTLNIHCQSGVTLEGYDCLIWAIGRAPNTANLDLEAAGVQYNSDGTIPTDAYQQTNIKGVYAVGDVIGKAQLTPVAIAASRRLSDRLFNNMPERKLDYENIPTVMFSHPPIGTIGLTEDEAREQHGDAVKVYQTGFTAMYHAFSPHPQRTAMKLVCVGAEEKVVGCHIIGMGADEMLQGFGVAIKMGATKKDFDNCVAIHPTSAEELVTLR; encoded by the coding sequence ATGAGTAAACATTTTGATCTGATCTCCATCGGCGCGGGCAGCGGCGGGCTCTCCGCCGCCGAACGCGCCGCCGAATACGGTAAAAATACCGCCGTCATCGAAAACAACAAACTGGGCGGGACCTGCGTCAATGTTGGCTGCGTACCCAAAAAAGTCATGTGGTTCGCCGCCGGCGTCGCCGAGACTCTCCATGATGCCACCGGTTACGGTTTTGATGTCAGCCTCAATAAATTCGACTGGGGCAAACTGGTCGAGGTACGCGAGGGCTATATCAACGGCATCACCGAGTGGTACGGCAACTATCTGAAGGATTCCAATATCGAGCACATCCAGGGCACGGCCCGCTTTACCGATGCCCACACCCTGGACGTGGACGGCGAGCAGTACACCGCCGATCATATCGTCATCTCGCCGGGTGGCTATCCCGTGGTGCCGGAGGTGCCCGGCGCCGAGTACGGCATCACCTCCGACGGCTTCTTTGCCCTCAGGGAGCAGCCCAAACGGGTCGCCGTGGTGGGCGCCGGTTATATTGCCGTGGAGCTGGCCGGCGTTCTCAACAGCCTCGGCAGCGAGGTGAGCATGCTGCTGCGCCGGGATCATTTCCTCTCCGATTTTGACGCCATGCTGCGCGAGACCCTGATGGAAGAGATGATGAACGCCGGGGTCAATATCATGTCGCGGGTTAACGTGGAACGGGTGGAGAAGCAGAGCGACGGCACGTTGAACATTCACTGTCAAAGCGGTGTCACCCTGGAAGGCTATGATTGTCTGATCTGGGCTATCGGCCGCGCACCGAATACCGCCAATCTTGATCTGGAGGCCGCCGGCGTGCAGTACAACAGCGATGGCACCATCCCGACCGATGCGTACCAGCAGACCAATATCAAAGGCGTGTATGCCGTCGGCGATGTGATCGGCAAGGCCCAGCTCACCCCGGTGGCAATTGCCGCATCACGCCGCCTGTCGGATCGGCTGTTCAACAACATGCCCGAGCGCAAGCTCGACTACGAAAACATTCCGACGGTCATGTTCAGCCACCCGCCCATCGGTACCATCGGCCTGACCGAGGACGAGGCCCGTGAGCAGCACGGCGACGCAGTGAAGGTTTACCAGACCGGCTTCACCGCCATGTACCATGCCTTCAGCCCCCATCCACAGCGTACCGCCATGAAGCTGGTCTGCGTCGGTGCCGAGGAAAAAGTGGTCGGTTGTCATATCATCGGCATGGGCGCCGATGAAATGCTGCAGGGCTTCGGCGTGGCGATCAAGATGGGTGCGACCAAGAAGGATTTCGACAACTGCGTCGCCATCCACCCAACCAGCGCCGAAGAACTGGTCACATTACGATAA
- a CDS encoding DNA-3-methyladenine glycosylase, whose translation MARLKPAFFDQEPCDLARALLGKVLRHRYRDRWLACRIIETEAYYLAERGSHSSRGYTPKRAAMFMPPGTIYMYYARGGDSLNISARGEGNAVLIKSGIAYFDRESPRDNLVRMQKLNPVKGSGKQRPVEKLCSGQTLLCAALGLKVGRWDQQQFDRQHFYIDDVGYQPRAIIQTTRLGIPAGRDEHLMYRYIDYAHAGQCTRNPLRKRNQQEGRDYVLHRLSAAG comes from the coding sequence ATGGCACGACTCAAGCCGGCCTTTTTCGATCAGGAGCCCTGCGACCTGGCCCGGGCGCTGCTCGGCAAGGTACTCCGCCATCGTTATCGCGATCGCTGGCTGGCCTGCCGGATTATCGAAACCGAGGCCTATTATCTTGCGGAGCGCGGCAGCCACTCCTCGCGGGGCTATACCCCCAAACGCGCCGCGATGTTCATGCCGCCCGGCACCATTTACATGTACTACGCGCGAGGCGGTGACTCGCTGAACATCAGCGCGCGGGGCGAAGGCAACGCGGTACTGATCAAATCCGGGATAGCGTATTTCGATCGCGAGTCGCCACGCGACAACCTGGTACGCATGCAAAAGCTCAATCCGGTCAAAGGATCCGGCAAACAACGCCCGGTGGAAAAACTCTGCAGTGGACAGACCCTGCTATGCGCGGCGCTGGGCCTGAAAGTGGGTCGCTGGGATCAGCAACAATTCGACAGACAGCATTTTTATATCGACGATGTCGGTTATCAGCCCCGGGCGATTATCCAGACAACCCGGCTCGGCATCCCCGCCGGGCGTGACGAACACCTGATGTACCGCTATATTGATTACGCTCATGCCGGGCAATGTACCCGCAATCCGCTGCGTAAACGCAACCAACAGGAAGGCCGGGACTATGTCCTCCACCGTCTATCTGCTGCTGGCTGA
- a CDS encoding inorganic phosphate transporter translates to MMEFGIIFIVLACVFGLFMAWGVGANDVANAMATSVGSKALTIKQAIIIAAVFEFLGAFLAGGQVTATIRKGMIDAELMAGSPELLVYGMMASLLAAGIWLLIASRAGWPVSTTHSIVGAIVGFAAVGLGIEAVHWAKVGAIVMSWVISPVTSGAIAFLLFLSVQKLIFNTDDPLANARRYVPVYIFLVGFIVTLVTMLKGLKHVGLELNMFQSYLVAISVGIVIMLIGIYFIRRLKFDPNADREYHFTNVEKVFGILMMVTACAMAFAHGSNDVANAVGPLAAVVSIVQNNGEVTQRSLMAPWILLLGGIGIVAGLMMYGHKVIATVGQGITELTPSRGFAATLAAATTVVVASGTGLPISTTHTLVGAVLGVGMARGIAAVNMGVVRAIFMSWIVTLPAGAILAILFFFTLKGIFGG, encoded by the coding sequence ATGATGGAATTCGGTATTATCTTCATTGTTCTGGCGTGTGTCTTCGGTTTGTTCATGGCCTGGGGGGTGGGTGCCAATGACGTGGCCAATGCCATGGCCACCTCGGTCGGTTCAAAAGCGCTGACCATCAAGCAGGCGATTATTATCGCCGCCGTATTTGAATTTCTCGGCGCCTTTCTGGCCGGCGGCCAGGTCACCGCGACGATTCGCAAGGGCATGATCGATGCGGAACTGATGGCCGGCTCACCGGAGTTACTGGTGTACGGCATGATGGCCTCCCTGCTGGCCGCCGGCATCTGGCTGCTGATTGCCAGCCGCGCCGGCTGGCCGGTCTCCACCACCCATTCCATTGTCGGCGCCATTGTCGGCTTTGCCGCGGTCGGCCTGGGTATCGAGGCGGTTCATTGGGCCAAGGTCGGCGCCATCGTCATGAGCTGGGTGATCTCGCCGGTAACCTCGGGTGCGATTGCTTTTTTGCTGTTTCTCAGCGTGCAAAAACTGATCTTCAATACCGATGATCCCCTGGCCAACGCACGTCGTTATGTGCCGGTCTACATTTTCCTGGTGGGCTTCATCGTTACGCTGGTCACCATGCTCAAGGGTCTCAAGCATGTCGGCCTGGAACTGAATATGTTTCAGAGCTACCTGGTCGCCATCAGTGTGGGGATCGTGATCATGCTGATCGGTATCTATTTTATACGCCGGCTGAAGTTCGATCCGAATGCGGACCGCGAGTACCACTTCACCAATGTAGAGAAAGTCTTCGGTATCCTGATGATGGTCACCGCCTGCGCCATGGCCTTCGCCCACGGCTCCAACGACGTGGCCAATGCGGTGGGTCCGCTGGCGGCGGTCGTCAGTATCGTGCAAAACAACGGCGAGGTGACCCAGCGTTCGCTGATGGCGCCCTGGATTCTGCTGCTCGGGGGGATCGGGATCGTTGCCGGACTGATGATGTACGGTCACAAGGTGATCGCCACCGTCGGCCAGGGGATTACCGAATTGACGCCAAGCCGCGGTTTTGCCGCCACCCTGGCCGCGGCGACCACCGTGGTGGTCGCCTCCGGTACCGGTCTGCCCATCTCCACCACCCATACCCTGGTTGGCGCGGTGCTCGGGGTCGGCATGGCGCGCGGGATCGCGGCGGTCAACATGGGCGTGGTACGGGCCATTTTCATGTCCTGGATCGTTACTCTGCCGGCCGGCGCGATTCTCGCGATTCTGTTCTTCTTCACGCTAAAGGGCATCTTTGGCGGCTGA
- the ppk1 gene encoding polyphosphate kinase 1 encodes MEKADLKNPELYFNRELSLLQFQSRVLAQASDESIPLLERLRFLCISSTNLDEFFEIRVAGLMYRAALESTSGSADSLTPEQLLTRISDEAHKLVDEQYRILNDVLIPELARHRIHFLKRSRWNQKQATWIKRYFSNELLPVLSPLGLDPAHPFPRVLNRSLNFIVSLEGKDAFGRDSRIAIVQAPRSLPRLIRLPSSMANGQIFVFLSSIIHTHVSDLFPGMNVTGCYQFRVTRDSDLFVDEEEIDDLMRAIKGELSSRRLSDAVRLEVADNCSEEMAEFLLNQFKLDQEDLYQVNGPVNLNRLMEIHDLVEHSDLKYAPFTPGIPKRLKNNDDIFEVIRHGDLLLHHPFESFAPVISLLKQAASDPKVLAIKQTLYRTGADSPLVDALVEAARTGKEVTVVVELRARFDEAANIELATRLQDAGAHVVYGVVGYKTHAKLLLVVRREGRLIRRYAHLGTGNYHAGTARVYTDYGLLTCDKAIGEDVHRLFTQLTGLGRATKLRKLLQSPFTLHKRLLALIEQEAENARNNKPARIIIKINSLVESKLIAKLYEASQAGVKIDLIVRGICCLRPGVSGISENIHVRSVVGRFLEHTRVYYFENDDDPQVFCSSADWMDRNFFRRVETCFPIEDPALKKRVINDGLLAYLADNTLAWQLQSDGTYRRIKQGSHKPRNVQRQLLEKLAADPGTEKSN; translated from the coding sequence ATGGAGAAAGCCGACCTGAAAAACCCCGAACTCTATTTCAACCGCGAACTGAGCCTGTTGCAGTTTCAATCGCGGGTGCTGGCCCAGGCCAGTGACGAATCCATTCCGCTGCTGGAACGGTTGCGGTTTTTGTGTATCTCCAGCACCAATCTGGATGAGTTTTTCGAGATTCGCGTCGCCGGCCTGATGTACCGCGCGGCACTGGAATCCACCAGTGGCAGCGCCGACAGCCTGACCCCTGAACAACTGCTAACCCGGATCAGTGACGAGGCGCACAAGCTGGTGGATGAGCAGTACCGGATACTTAACGACGTTCTCATTCCCGAGTTGGCCCGGCACAGGATTCATTTTCTCAAACGCTCGCGCTGGAACCAGAAGCAGGCCACCTGGATCAAGCGCTACTTCAGCAACGAGTTATTGCCTGTGCTCAGCCCGCTGGGACTGGATCCGGCGCACCCGTTTCCCCGCGTGTTAAACCGCAGCCTCAACTTTATTGTCTCTCTTGAGGGCAAGGATGCTTTTGGCCGCGACAGCCGCATCGCCATCGTGCAGGCACCCCGCAGTCTGCCCCGGCTGATCCGTTTGCCCTCATCCATGGCCAACGGCCAGATCTTTGTGTTTTTGAGCTCCATTATTCACACCCATGTCAGCGACCTGTTCCCGGGGATGAACGTCACCGGTTGCTACCAGTTTCGCGTTACCCGCGACAGCGATCTGTTTGTCGACGAGGAGGAGATCGACGATCTGATGCGCGCCATCAAGGGCGAACTCTCCTCGCGCCGTTTAAGCGACGCGGTACGCCTCGAAGTGGCGGACAATTGCAGTGAAGAAATGGCCGAGTTTCTGTTGAACCAGTTCAAACTGGATCAGGAAGATCTCTACCAGGTTAACGGTCCGGTGAATCTCAATCGCCTGATGGAGATTCACGATCTGGTCGAACATTCGGATCTTAAATACGCGCCGTTTACCCCCGGTATTCCCAAGCGACTGAAAAACAATGACGATATTTTTGAAGTCATCCGCCATGGGGACCTGTTGTTACACCATCCCTTCGAGTCCTTTGCCCCGGTAATCAGCTTGCTCAAGCAGGCGGCCAGTGATCCAAAAGTCCTGGCGATCAAGCAGACCCTGTATCGCACCGGCGCCGACTCTCCGCTGGTGGATGCCCTGGTGGAAGCAGCCCGGACCGGCAAGGAAGTCACCGTGGTAGTGGAACTGCGTGCCCGCTTCGATGAGGCCGCCAACATCGAGCTGGCGACCCGGCTGCAGGATGCCGGCGCCCACGTGGTCTACGGCGTGGTTGGTTATAAAACCCATGCCAAACTGTTACTGGTGGTGCGCCGTGAAGGGCGGCTCATTCGTCGCTATGCACATCTGGGCACCGGCAACTATCATGCCGGTACGGCACGGGTATACACCGATTACGGTTTACTAACCTGCGACAAGGCCATTGGCGAGGATGTACATCGCCTGTTTACCCAGCTCACCGGTCTGGGCAGGGCGACCAAGCTGCGCAAGTTGTTACAGTCACCGTTTACCCTGCATAAGCGCCTGCTGGCGTTGATTGAGCAGGAGGCGGAAAACGCGCGCAACAACAAACCGGCGCGCATTATTATCAAGATTAACTCGCTGGTTGAATCGAAGCTCATCGCCAAACTTTACGAAGCCTCGCAGGCCGGGGTAAAGATCGACCTTATCGTGCGTGGCATCTGTTGTCTGCGACCTGGCGTCAGTGGTATATCGGAAAACATCCATGTGCGATCGGTCGTCGGGCGCTTTCTGGAACATACCCGGGTATACTATTTTGAAAACGACGACGACCCACAGGTCTTTTGCTCCAGCGCTGACTGGATGGATCGCAACTTCTTCCGCCGGGTGGAGACCTGTTTTCCCATCGAAGACCCTGCCCTGAAAAAACGGGTTATCAATGACGGCCTGCTGGCCTATCTGGCCGACAACACCCTGGCCTGGCAATTGCAATCCGACGGCACCTACCGGCGGATAAAACAGGGCAGTCACAAGCCGCGTAACGTGCAACGCCAGCTTCTCGAAAAACTGGCGGCCGATCCGGGTACCGAGAAGAGTAACTAG
- a CDS encoding DUF2784 domain-containing protein, translating into MSSTVYLLLAELTVLLHFLFVAFVAAGGLLVLRWPKLARVHLPALFWGIYIQFSGGFCPLTPLEKTFRQLAGLQAYEGGFINHYLIPVIYPPGLTHEMQVMIGIGLIVLNVVIYTIFIYRQRCGDSS; encoded by the coding sequence ATGTCCTCCACCGTCTATCTGCTGCTGGCTGAACTGACCGTATTGCTCCATTTTCTGTTCGTCGCATTTGTCGCGGCGGGTGGATTGCTGGTGTTGCGCTGGCCGAAGCTGGCCCGGGTGCATCTGCCGGCTTTATTCTGGGGTATCTATATCCAGTTCAGCGGCGGCTTTTGCCCGCTCACCCCGCTGGAAAAAACCTTCCGCCAACTGGCCGGTCTGCAAGCCTACGAAGGCGGATTTATCAATCACTATCTCATACCAGTGATCTATCCGCCTGGATTAACCCACGAAATGCAAGTAATGATCGGTATCGGGCTGATCGTGTTGAACGTAGTGATCTACACAATTTTTATCTACCGACAACGATGTGGAGATAGTAGCTGA
- a CDS encoding multicopper oxidase domain-containing protein, with protein MKRRDFLKLTSAGVAGSLLGGVGLLSWTPRAHAATIEKTFYITEGYITQIDGTDVYFRGFSSDSNSLNVPGESMIVQEGDTLSITLINTLNTSASFVIDGLVDSGTIAAGEIKTVEFEATSFGSFMYYDKLNAPYNRLLGLHGGLAVMPSGSSDELYPGSPTFVQQYFWIFHDIDPVWHDALSQGNTPSTEYIPRYFTLNGLGGRPPGAPGSGDPSLDSMHDPRSALHGHMGDRALVRIFNAGLAAQSVHPHGNHMEWLTENGIIRPDIWKKDCLYLDGDMGALDMIYPFETPPDAWPQVSTGEYPMHLHSEMSQTAAGGYYMFGAITDIFFE; from the coding sequence ATGAAACGCCGTGACTTTCTCAAGCTCACCTCGGCCGGCGTGGCCGGGTCGTTGCTGGGCGGTGTGGGGCTGCTGAGCTGGACCCCGCGGGCGCACGCCGCCACCATTGAAAAAACCTTTTACATCACCGAAGGTTATATCACTCAAATCGACGGCACCGATGTCTATTTCCGCGGCTTCAGCAGCGACAGCAACAGTCTGAACGTGCCGGGCGAATCGATGATTGTGCAGGAGGGCGATACCCTCTCGATTACCCTGATCAACACCCTCAACACCAGCGCCAGCTTCGTCATCGACGGCCTGGTGGACAGCGGGACCATCGCTGCGGGCGAAATCAAGACCGTGGAATTTGAAGCAACCAGTTTCGGCTCCTTCATGTATTACGACAAACTCAACGCCCCCTATAACCGCCTGCTCGGCCTGCATGGCGGTCTGGCGGTGATGCCCTCGGGCAGCAGCGACGAGCTCTATCCTGGCAGCCCCACCTTCGTGCAGCAGTACTTCTGGATCTTCCACGATATCGATCCGGTGTGGCACGACGCCCTGAGTCAGGGCAACACGCCGAGCACCGAATATATCCCGCGCTATTTCACCCTCAACGGGCTGGGCGGGCGGCCGCCTGGCGCACCGGGCAGCGGCGATCCAAGTCTCGACAGCATGCACGATCCCCGCTCGGCCCTGCACGGCCACATGGGTGATCGGGCGCTGGTGCGGATATTCAACGCCGGCCTGGCCGCCCAGAGCGTGCATCCGCACGGAAACCACATGGAGTGGTTGACGGAAAACGGTATCATTCGCCCGGATATCTGGAAGAAGGATTGCCTCTACCTCGACGGCGACATGGGAGCACTGGACATGATCTATCCCTTCGAGACCCCGCCGGATGCCTGGCCACAGGTCTCCACCGGCGAGTATCCGATGCACCTGCACTCGGAAATGTCCCAGACTGCCGCCGGCGGGTACTACATGTTCGGCGCCATCACTGACATCTTTTTCGAATAA